The Dermacentor andersoni chromosome 1, qqDerAnde1_hic_scaffold, whole genome shotgun sequence genomic interval gttgccgcgcgccgtatgctgtatcatcgtcatcatcatcatcacctcctccaccaccaccaccaccaccaccaccaccaccatcatcatcatcatcatcatcatcatcatcagcagcagcagcagcagcagcagcctattttatgtcctctGTAGGACGAAAGCCCTGCtgtatgctatatgtgcgagcgaaagcgtgcgaggatgagccggcgatcggggctcaatctggcgcacgcaacggcggaaagcggCGAGGAAGCGCGCGGCGCTTGGGCGGCCGGGgggcgtatttagaattgctcgtaggtacaactgggcgtgccacttttgacggagctcgacgtttctgcgcaggcgcgagtaagagcgggcgcgagagagaagatctgggggcttttgctccttgaatatatgacagcctaggcactacggaggaggtttcttagagcgcgttgtattcgtttgtcccctagacatgccggcattgcggagttcggtcgagttggtttatacgctccgccgctggctgcccgcgcggtgaggcagtgggcgcggacgccgcttggtgatcgctgtgtctgaagggacaatgttctgactggtgttttataagtcgcgggtcgcttttttcgtcgtgacgatagatcggattttttacaagcactgctccaggagggcacatgtaaccggcaaacggaggcctcaggagagcacctgaggttatattaaagcaggcggcgcaggatctccggggcacccaagcggtagcggggggatcaaagctggaagctgggtggcccgtgggttggggccgcagaggccgaagcgtgcctgggggtgttcgcataaaacattggctgtccgcgatagtggacagccgatcttatactcccctggcatgcgcaggcctctgcgagccccaacccacggaccagtccggcttctagctttgatatccccgttgccgcttcggtgtcctggaggcgccgccaataatgcgaaataatgacacgttgttttcattagtaaaaacatgatcgattaaatatgattgcgtcgagcgccaacttgcgatgctatgttcagcacaaccgcgccccgcgacttctgccggcacgcctagggacaagcgcatacaccgcgcgccaagaaactcctccgtagtacctaggcagagtcatattttcaaggagcaaaactccccacatttcctctctcgcacccgctctcattcgcgcatgcgcgcaaacgtccgtcgtctccgcaagttccacgccccgttgtacctacgagcagttggaaatacgcggccgggggggggggggggggggggggcgcccaaGCCACAGTCATCCATCTGTAGCACTATGGGCGGCCGGGGGAGCCGCGCGCTCCCGGCCGGGCCACTGTATCTTGAGAGTcgtctgcgacgggtacagagtccgcgctgcgctgtttTTGCGGCGTACTTAGCGCTGATCCGAGCGgttgcacgaaggtcaattggctcactgcagcgttttgacagcgaatttccgcggtcatcgagtgagatgtgttcatgctggcttgtgcgtgcgttacaccatgcttgttcatttagttagtatgcctatgtttagaagtttatacggccgataaagctactatcattacttcgtatagcagtccacaagtttgctatcgcaatcgatgcctcgcctttcaggcaaaactcgaacttttttcttccttgtctGACGAAATTATCCAGTGTGTGCCAGGCTGTACAACCACACACACAAGTGTTAGATTCTGTCGCGCACAATTCGTGCAAGGTGAATCATAGGCAAGGTCGATAGGACGATAGATCGATAGGCCAAGTTCGTGCCATGCCTCAACAATGTCGTATACGAAATCCCCCTCCCATGCGGGTCTTGTTACATCGGTCAAAAGGGCCGGCATTTAAACAGAAGGTTGCAGAAACATTCTTCCAGAATGAGGAACGCAGGACTATCACACTTGACAACACATTGCGCAGCTTGTGGTATCAAGCCCACTtatgacaaaaataaaaatgaaaaaggcCCGCGTCATATCAGTAAATGTGGTGACAACTGCGTAAGCCAGGCGTCACTGGCactacaaaacaaagaaaaacgctTTTTAGGTGTATCTAACTGTTAAAAAAATCCCACTATCCCACGTGTTGTGTTACCGGTCTTCCGTCTTGTTACGCTCTTTGGTTGAGGGTAAAGGATGGTGTGCGGGTGTAGGCATGCGTGAGCTTCCTATTTACATAGTGTTTGTAAGCAATAAAGTTTGagtcgtgagtcagcgctcgtgttaCGTCCTTCTTCTTTGCCCGTGTTGATTTGTTCCCGGAAAGTAATAATGCAGATGTACCGACTCTCCCAGCTAGCTACCGCACTTGCGGGAAATGCGTTCAAATTTATTTACCAATTTTCAAGTGAGGCACGATCACCGTGGCAAGCGAGCGTCGCTCGCTGATGCACAACGAGCGACATCATTCGCAAGCGTCTGTAGCGGTAGCTGAAGCAGACGACAGTCAGGGTGgaggccatagagtttcctggaattaccagagggaactctggcgatgCTATCGTTAAGCCATGATGAGAATGAGTGATAGCACGTCCATGAATTTGACTGATTTTTGTGTTcggggcttcagacgttcttgcggcttcgtttattgcgctttatctgggcctaaattggcataaatttcaaagcaattgaTACTTTTTTTAAAGCAGAAGGTAATAAGACTCTGCAAGCATGCATAATCGCTGCTTGAAGTGGTTCCACTTGTCTATGTGAAAGTGGCACTAGACGCCATGTCTTCGAATTCTGCCATCGGAGAATTTTAATTATGTTTTTTTATTGATGACGCAGTTCTTTCTTTAAAATGATAATTTTTCAAAGTCACGAAatcatttaaagccagaaggcCTAAGTTTAGACAAATAGATGTGTTACCCATAATTCTCCTGCTGATTCAGCTGCCATGCTTGCAGCTCGCGTAGGCACTAGCGCCActgttccctctagtaattgtacgAAACTCTGTGGGGGAGGCGGTGACTGCGGTTGGTGACACGGAAGTGAAAGAACCCTGCCAAATCTAGCGGCTGGCGCGCAGCAACTGCGAGTGTCATCCATCTGTAGCACAAGTGGTAAAACTGCCCTCTCGCCACCTCAAGAAAGGAACACCGTTAGTAGAGCAGTCGACTCTCCTGTTTATCTTATGGCATCTTCGGCTGGCCGTTTTCGGAGCACTCTAGAGCGCTCTCGCGGGCGGCGTTCTTTTCGGCTGGTTGAAAGGGGGTGCGTGccttgcgttcggctggttcttttcgTTCGCTCTTCcccatcttcgagcgctctgaggcgctccgagccttGCCGTCGGACCAGGGCGTCTCGGCGAACGCTCGTGCCACCTGCGCGTCCGGCGGTTTTCcaggcagcgccgggagctttggatacgtgaaacatcggacgttggcagtagtcacgtggttatGCATCTGCCATTTCTTTATCCGAGAGCGAGTCACACGTTCTGCTTGCGTGCTTGTCCTCTACCTTTGAGTTCgtggaacgccggatctgcccgactctgctttgGGGGATGgaagcgaccagtcgaagataccataaatGTTACTTGCTTATCTCGGCTGCTGACCAGTTATTGTTTCTCTTTGGGCCAGtacctgtgcccagaaaagcaggctacactcaaagcgcaACGAAAGCGGTGAGCACATTCGGTGATCGTGGGAATCTGATCCAAGATGGACGTTGTCTGacctgcgggtcaagcacgtcggcctttatacatgactcgtcgaacgttccagtgTAATTGTTGGTGCCcccgtgccttccagaaagtacttcacaattcgtgtcgcgtatacacactgattacacaaggttcggcgagaacatGTGCAACAGTTAGAATGAGCGATAACATTCGATTAAGTttcaaatcatgcaggcgcggCTTGCACTAAGCGATAACTTTGTTAGCTGGTGAAATGCAGTCCACAGATATAGGAtaaagtacacatgtcaatattacAGTTTCCTTATTGTACATTTTTAGAATAAACTAAATATGCGCCCGGTGGGTGAGCTATGCTGTGTGAATAAAGTGAGATGGCACTGTGTATTAACGAGACTATTGTCCTAGGCTAACGGTCTGGCATAACGCAGCACCGCCATTCTGAACACTTTAGCTCACAGGACCCAAATGCATAATAGCATATCTTTTTGTTCACTACAGTAATCCACGAATATGCACGGCGAAAAAATTACTACGACTGCCAAACCCCAAGGAAGAGACGAATAAAGCTTCGATTTAAATAAATGTTGACTGAGGAACCGAATGATTGCGGGTCCGGCTCAATAGCACAACGTACTTTCTTAAGCTCTCGCGTGTGTGATAGAGTGCGCCACATGTCTGAAGCTGATGGTCCCAGAGACTGGTTAATGACACGTGATAAGAAGGCAACGAATGTACATATGGTACAGCCAAAaggatagaaagaaaagaaaaagaacactttaccttgcactcaaaaaaaaagtttacaccctttggggtttatcgtgcccccaaacaataatcatcatctgccttgcttgcggttcctctcttgaaaactcggcgctcgctactttcctgccgagaatgctgtgtcaagctgacaGCCCGCAAGCAGTTCGTGAtaagaagtaccgggctcgcagcgttaaataaaggaaatgtgggaaagacagatgacgattattgtttggggacaaaatacaacccaaagggtgtaaactttttttagagtgtgaaatagatggtagctggcccatgccgtcatccaacttatccacgctgaggacgttgttgaagggagagacttgttctcatcaagaacgaggaatatgggatttatttacagtatctacatgagaacgttacagttcgtcagtctaacatgactgaaagaggaatgcaccctgaggagccgccaacggctccttgatacactctgtcctcccttgATCTCTATGGGAGGGAAAAGCGGCCGTTCGACCAAActgagcgtccaaagtcatcgttgCCGACCCgtctttgagggggagggtttacgcactcacttctgcacaggtttcactgaccacaccgaggtgagagggttctcgcagacacgggtccTGCCCCGaacaggcgcctcttcatcccagtgttgaccctGCATACAATggccgccgtgtctgtccatgacttctaagccccgtgacACGGCCGCAAGACATCTCCCAGGATTTCCACCGCTTCTAACCAgccgtgacggcgacggcgaatccactaacaatatttggtccgccgaccgcgtttagtcatagcggcgccgagggggtgttgatgcggcacatcgTCACCCCTACAATACCAGTCGCCGCAGCAGGTGAGGAAGGGTTCCTCGGTCGCTTCTCGGAAGCTCGCCACctccgcagctgcagctggctgggaaaattttctAGGTCGGTatccttgcaggccgttcgtaacagtgTTCTCAGCGTTCCAACGCGCGAaaagcttaaagggaagctgaaaggttttccagaaaaaatgagtgaacatctgtacataatggttttcaaccctccgaattcgaatatcgtatcgaaatggagcgaaagaaagcgcaaatctattttatttcgacgaaaagtgcagcagcggacacgcccagctcgcgtgtctcgtttccgcctgtgattggtcgggcgcctcgtgacgtcaacactagtaaccgaccgctgccgctacacatgaagcgcggtgccaggtagtttggtgctgtttttctgagacggtaatggaaaatttatagagactgcgtttttctgaggagttcggcgttactccctacatgtacgagccgattgcgaagagccggcctctcgaagaagcaaacgatgctggtgcgagcagtgctttcgacgcgaacgaaagcaaagtcttgggatctcctcgtgttggaaatgctctttggtgagtatcttttttgcaaagcgatctagtgatctcgctgatctttcgccgatctagtgagctcgtttccgatcaaacaactgtagtgttctgttcctgcatgcctcctcgtggaacgtaagcggcgatgcgatcgtcggcatttgtgcgctgtccaaagctgtcggcaatctacaaagacggtttaaacgcgtgaaaagcttcccggttcatgcagtacgtgtagtgagcTTCATCTGTtaactaccacgttgactaccactcacgttgattaccactcacgttgactaccacgcacgttgacttcCACTCTACACACACgtagacgcaccaacaaaggaatgcagggtcgatcgaagcaaattacgatggcacgcacgcagaaacaagcgcggtcaggcacggtcgcggacgctgcgaaggaacgaaacactagagttgacgtcacaacaccgcggtttccggtctccgctcgcatcgtcagcgtcagcagcagcgcgcggcattcgacggggggcggacctacagcgcaatttcaaccgacgattacgtcgcttctaattgaaaaaaaaacccccaaattttacctacatggtttataaggttcccgcatccgtatatgagcgtcttattgaattcgacagactcttcagcttccctttaactggCCGTCTTTGGCAAAGATTACCTCAGCAGAGGCGATGTCGCACCGAATCTATAAACACCAGGCCTCACGGCGCACGGGATTTCAGGAGCCATCATCATCGTGACATGTGCCGTGGTGGGTTGCAACAAATACGTAGACAAGGCAGAAGAGGAAGATCTTTGAGGTCGATCAGGTTTAACACGTATGAACTCGACGCCTACTTTTGTGTATGCCAAGTGATGTCGACTGTTGTTGGCAGCGACTATGAGCAGTTCTTGATGAACCTCTTTCTCGATGTCGATGATTTGGACGCCGGCGTCATCGACCCACACCAGATGTACAAGGCACTGTCGTACACCATAACTCCGTTCCGGCACCGCTCCATCACTGAGTTGACCGCGGCGTTCCTGATGACCCTGGTCGACCGAAACAACACGGGTTTCGTGAACATGCAACAGTTTTTACGCATACATCAGATTTTCTCCCACTTCTGGATGGCCTTCCGGATCTATGACCCCAACGATTCGGGTTGGATTAAGTACACGGACCTCGAAGCTGCGATGGCGTACTGCTGCCTCCCGATGACGGAGCGACCAGCGAACGATGTGCTGCACCAAGTCCACCGCAGGGCCCGGTTGTGTCTTGACCACTTTATTCGACTCTGTGCTCTGTCTATGAGCGATATGCTTGACCAGTAATGCTGGACAGCCTGAAGTCGTCGACTTACCATccgcaataaaataaataaatactgccaGCATGTTTTCTGTGTATTCTTATCGTGCAGGCTCAATGCACAGTGCACAAGAGATGATATGTTGCAGCACAAGATGCAACCGAAGTTTTGCTTCTTCGTTCCCCAGGgagcaatgatgatgatgacgatgatgatgtgtTTTGTGGCACAGGCGCGCACACATGGCCAAAGGGTGCTAAGCAAATGGTCATGAGTTTTCAATGTAAAATTGCGAATGGTAGATGTAATACGTTTGCAAAGAAGCCTAAGAACGTGTCGCTGTCAAGTGCCTAAAATACATCCGTATTAAAAcgacaagaaagggggttaaccgaggggcccgatttttattagtcatatggtTACGTATTGGTCAtattggtaaccctgttaaggtgcccataatccacgcaaaagcgccatgagccatccttcttttttaccagtacaataggtgacgcccatggactacataacggttcaataatgttcttggcaagcattttgcgaacttctgcgtgaataacttgacgctcagccggtgaaactcaatacgggcggcgatgaataggagtggcatcgccggtattaatgcaatgtttaacagctgtagtttgggccaaaggacgatcgttaaagtaaaaaatatcgtggtaggaaaacagaacgcggtagagctcacgagcgtgctcggacggcatgtcgggcgcaatcattttctgtaagtcggcgatggtacaagctGCCGATTCCGATGGTAGAGGAGAATCAGCTGAATTGTCGCCTATTGCAATAGATGCTACAGAGTTATGCTACTCGAATGAGCAAaactgggccagagacatcccgcgtggcagcacttgtgtcgtcaagccaaaattgacca includes:
- the LOC126543169 gene encoding programmed cell death protein 6-like, which gives rise to MSTVVGSDYEQFLMNLFLDVDDLDAGVIDPHQMYKALSYTITPFRHRSITELTAAFLMTLVDRNNTGFVNMQQFLRIHQIFSHFWMAFRIYDPNDSGWIKYTDLEAAMAYCCLPMTERPANDVLHQVHRRARLCLDHFIRLCALSMSDMLDQ